The following coding sequences lie in one Candidatus Planktophila sulfonica genomic window:
- the purB gene encoding adenylosuccinate lyase, producing the protein MGENAPVSVLADRYASKEMRQVFAPEQKIIAERKLWLAVARAQSKLGHPISDAVIADYEKVLTKVDLASIDAREKVTRHDVKARIEEFNALAGHEAIHAGMTSRDLTENIEALQVRDGLAIVHDKTVALLAALGAKAAQYSDQPIAGRSHNVPAQITTLGKRFASAAEELLYAYERLASLQSRYPMRGIKGPVGTAQDSIDLLGSTEAHQSLESAIAKELGFDRVLDSTGQVYPRSLDYEVLTTLVQLATSPSSLATSIRLMAGAELVTEGFKAGQVGSSAMPHKMNTRSCERVNGLTVILRGYASMVSELAGNQWNEGDVSCSVVRRVALPDAFYAMDGLLETMLTVLNEFGAFPAVISAELERYLPFLATTKILMASVKAGVGREVAHEAIKEHAVATALGMREGKPNNFLDAIAGDDRIPFKRAELDALIGNPIEFTGDARQQVARVVSRIDAITSAHPAAAQYKPASIR; encoded by the coding sequence ATGGGGGAGAATGCACCAGTGAGCGTATTAGCTGATCGTTATGCATCGAAAGAGATGCGCCAAGTCTTTGCGCCAGAACAGAAGATCATCGCCGAACGTAAGTTGTGGCTTGCAGTTGCTCGTGCGCAATCCAAGCTTGGACACCCAATCTCGGATGCAGTAATCGCTGATTACGAAAAGGTGCTAACAAAGGTTGATTTAGCTTCTATCGATGCACGCGAGAAAGTTACTCGCCATGATGTGAAGGCACGTATCGAAGAATTCAACGCACTTGCTGGTCATGAAGCAATCCATGCCGGAATGACTAGCCGTGACTTAACCGAAAATATTGAGGCGCTTCAGGTGCGCGATGGTCTGGCAATTGTTCACGATAAGACAGTTGCACTCCTTGCCGCCCTTGGTGCAAAAGCTGCACAGTATTCAGATCAACCAATTGCTGGCCGTTCACATAATGTGCCTGCACAGATCACCACACTCGGAAAGCGTTTTGCATCCGCTGCCGAAGAACTCCTTTATGCCTACGAACGTCTTGCTTCTCTGCAGAGCCGCTATCCAATGCGTGGAATTAAGGGTCCTGTTGGTACCGCTCAAGATTCAATCGATTTGCTCGGTTCCACCGAAGCGCACCAATCACTAGAATCTGCGATTGCTAAAGAACTCGGCTTCGATCGCGTTCTCGATTCAACTGGCCAGGTTTATCCCCGTTCACTCGACTACGAAGTACTCACAACTCTTGTTCAGCTGGCGACTTCACCATCTTCTCTTGCAACCTCAATCCGCTTAATGGCGGGCGCAGAGCTTGTTACAGAAGGCTTTAAGGCAGGCCAGGTTGGTTCATCGGCGATGCCACACAAGATGAATACCCGTTCATGCGAACGCGTAAACGGCCTCACCGTTATTTTGCGCGGCTACGCATCGATGGTCTCTGAACTTGCTGGAAATCAATGGAACGAAGGCGATGTTTCATGCAGCGTTGTTCGTCGCGTTGCTCTTCCCGATGCCTTCTATGCCATGGATGGATTGCTCGAAACAATGCTTACAGTTCTCAACGAGTTCGGCGCTTTCCCCGCAGTGATTTCTGCAGAGCTCGAGCGCTACCTTCCATTCTTAGCAACAACAAAGATTTTGATGGCATCTGTTAAAGCGGGCGTCGGTCGCGAAGTCGCACATGAAGCGATTAAAGAACATGCAGTTGCTACAGCTCTTGGTATGCGCGAAGGAAAGCCAAACAATTTCCTCGATGCAATTGCAGGCGATGACCGCATTCCATTTAAGCGCGCAGAACTAGATGCGCTGATTGGTAACCCCATTGAATTTACTGGCGATGCTCGCCAACAAGTAGCTCGAGTTGTAAGTCGCATCGACGCGATTACTTCCGCGCACCCTGCCGCAGCGCAGTACAAACCCGCCAGTATCCGGTGA
- the purD gene encoding phosphoribosylamine--glycine ligase, translating into MKILLVGSGGREHALALGLRADKSCTELHAAPGNPGIASLATLHPVAITDNNAILKLAQQLAVDLVVVGPEVPLVNGVSDALRDAGFAVFGPSKAAAQLEGSKDFAKKVMRDAGVPTARSFTCTEQSEIEMALDTFGAPYVVKDDGLAAGKGVVVTNDRQAALDHALACSRVVIEEYLAGPEISLFGISDGRNILPMQPAQDFKRAYDGDEGPNTGGMGAYSPLPWAPDDIVEETYEKVLAPMIAEMAARGTPFVGLLYAGLALTDDGIRVIEFNARFGDPETQVLIPRLITPLATLLYNAATDSLDDAVLHWRDESAVTVVLAAQGYPESPKTGAAISSIPAIDKSQVFHAGTSDSSGALLSTGGRVLTVTGTGADLTEARDRAYRAISQIELEGSFYRSDIALNASVAEKGN; encoded by the coding sequence ATGAAAATCCTCCTAGTCGGTAGCGGCGGTCGTGAGCACGCACTCGCACTAGGGCTAAGAGCAGATAAAAGTTGCACTGAACTTCATGCAGCTCCTGGAAATCCAGGTATTGCATCCCTTGCAACTCTTCACCCTGTTGCAATTACAGATAACAACGCAATCCTCAAACTCGCACAGCAATTAGCAGTCGATCTTGTTGTCGTAGGCCCTGAAGTGCCTTTGGTAAATGGGGTATCTGATGCACTGCGTGACGCTGGCTTTGCAGTATTTGGCCCATCAAAGGCAGCTGCACAACTCGAAGGCTCAAAAGATTTTGCTAAGAAAGTAATGCGCGATGCCGGAGTTCCAACAGCGCGCAGCTTCACTTGCACCGAACAATCAGAAATTGAAATGGCGCTCGACACCTTCGGTGCTCCATACGTTGTGAAAGATGATGGCCTTGCTGCAGGTAAAGGTGTTGTCGTTACAAATGATCGCCAAGCAGCACTCGATCATGCGCTTGCATGTTCACGGGTTGTCATCGAGGAATATCTTGCAGGTCCAGAAATTTCACTCTTTGGAATTTCTGATGGCCGCAATATTTTGCCGATGCAACCAGCTCAAGATTTCAAACGTGCATACGATGGCGACGAAGGACCAAACACTGGTGGCATGGGTGCTTACTCGCCACTTCCATGGGCACCGGATGACATCGTCGAAGAGACATATGAAAAAGTCTTAGCTCCCATGATTGCCGAGATGGCTGCTCGTGGAACTCCATTTGTAGGTCTTCTCTATGCAGGTCTTGCACTCACCGATGATGGAATTCGCGTCATTGAATTTAACGCGCGCTTTGGTGATCCAGAGACTCAAGTTCTGATTCCACGACTTATTACTCCGCTGGCAACCCTTCTCTATAACGCTGCAACAGATAGTTTGGATGACGCAGTTCTTCACTGGCGCGATGAAAGCGCCGTCACTGTCGTTCTCGCGGCTCAGGGATACCCAGAATCACCAAAGACTGGCGCTGCTATTTCATCAATTCCCGCCATTGATAAATCACAGGTATTTCATGCAGGCACAAGCGATAGCAGCGGTGCACTACTTTCAACGGGCGGCCGAGTCTTAACGGTCACCGGAACAGGCGCTGATTTAACCGAAGCGCGCGACCGCGCATATCGCGCAATCTCGCAGATTGAACTAGAAGGATCGTTCTACCGCTCTGATATCGCGCTTAATGCGTCGGTCGCCGAGAAGGGCAATTAA
- a CDS encoding adenylosuccinate synthase: MPALVLLGAQWGDEGKGKATDLLGDRVDYVVRYQGGNNAGHTVVIGDQKYALHLLPSGILSPNVVPVIANGVVIDPGVLLEEIKGLTERGIDCSKLVISTNAHLITPYHRTIDKVSERFLGKSKIGTTGRGIGPAYADKINRIGIRVQDLFDPSILRQKIEGALRDKNQVLIKVFNRKDIEVEDVLEEYLRYAEILRPYVADTVLLLDNALKAGKRVLLEGSQGTLLDVDHGTYPFVTSSNPTAGGACTGSGIGPTKIDRVIGIVKAYTTRVGSGPFPTELFDEDGEKLRTIGGEVGVTTGRARRCGWYDAPIARYAVRVNGLTDFFLTKLDVLTGWEQIPVCVAYEIDGKRVEELPASQSDFHHAKPIYEYLPGWKEDISGATKISDLPKNAQDYITFLEKISGAPMSAIGVGPGRTQTIVVKDFI, from the coding sequence ATGCCTGCATTAGTACTTCTTGGCGCTCAGTGGGGCGACGAAGGCAAGGGTAAAGCTACCGATTTGCTCGGTGATCGCGTTGATTATGTTGTTCGCTATCAAGGCGGCAACAACGCAGGCCACACAGTTGTAATCGGAGATCAGAAGTACGCACTTCACTTACTTCCATCCGGAATTCTTTCTCCTAACGTTGTTCCAGTAATTGCTAACGGTGTTGTTATCGACCCAGGTGTATTGCTCGAAGAAATTAAGGGACTCACAGAACGCGGTATCGATTGCAGCAAGTTGGTTATCTCAACTAATGCGCACTTGATTACTCCGTATCACCGCACCATCGATAAAGTTTCAGAGCGCTTCCTAGGTAAGTCAAAGATCGGTACAACTGGTCGCGGTATCGGACCTGCGTATGCAGACAAGATCAACCGTATCGGTATTCGCGTACAAGATCTCTTTGATCCATCAATCTTGCGCCAGAAAATCGAAGGCGCACTTCGCGATAAGAACCAAGTCCTTATCAAGGTCTTCAACCGTAAAGATATTGAAGTAGAAGATGTTCTCGAGGAATACCTACGCTATGCCGAAATCTTGCGTCCATACGTTGCAGATACAGTGCTTCTGCTCGATAACGCTTTGAAGGCTGGAAAACGTGTACTTCTTGAAGGTTCACAAGGAACTCTTCTCGATGTCGATCACGGTACTTATCCATTCGTTACATCATCAAACCCAACAGCCGGTGGTGCATGTACTGGTTCCGGAATCGGACCAACAAAGATTGATCGCGTCATCGGAATCGTTAAGGCCTACACAACTCGCGTTGGTTCTGGCCCATTCCCAACTGAACTCTTCGATGAAGATGGCGAAAAACTTCGCACTATTGGTGGCGAAGTCGGTGTAACAACAGGCCGCGCTCGTCGTTGTGGTTGGTATGACGCACCTATCGCTCGTTACGCTGTTCGCGTTAACGGACTCACAGATTTCTTCCTGACAAAGCTCGATGTACTCACCGGCTGGGAACAGATTCCAGTATGTGTTGCATACGAGATCGATGGAAAGCGTGTTGAAGAACTTCCAGCTTCACAATCTGATTTCCACCATGCAAAGCCAATCTACGAATATCTCCCAGGTTGGAAAGAAGATATTTCAGGAGCGACAAAGATCAGCGATCTTCCTAAGAACGCTCAGGATTACATCACCTTCCTCGAGAAGATTTCAGGTGCCCCAATGAGCGCCATCGGAGTCGGGCCTGGGCGTACCCAGACAATTGTCGTCAAGGATTTCATCTAA
- the fbaA gene encoding class II fructose-bisphosphate aldolase — MPIATPEVYAAMLDRAKAGAFAYPAINVSSSQTIIGAIRGFAEAESDGIIQFSWGGAEYASGSTVKHMVDGAVALAEFAHVVAKNYNVNIGIHTDHCPKEKLDGFMRPLLEIGAQRVKEGKQPLFNSHMWDGSAVDMPENMKVARELLDKSVAARTVLEIEIGVVGGEEDGIEAKHDAKLYSTPEDALLTIETLGHDANARYMVAATFGNVHGVYKPGNVVLQPKILKTLQDAVAAKLGLPAGSKPMDLVFHGGSGSLLTEIRESLDYGVIKMNIDTDTQYAFTRPVVDHIFKNYDGVLKIDGEVGNKKAYDPRAWGKAAEAGIAARVGVACEDLRSTGTSLLK, encoded by the coding sequence ATGCCAATAGCAACCCCTGAAGTTTATGCAGCAATGTTGGACCGCGCTAAGGCCGGAGCATTCGCATACCCAGCAATCAACGTTTCATCTTCGCAGACCATTATTGGTGCGATCCGTGGATTCGCTGAAGCAGAATCAGATGGAATCATCCAATTTTCTTGGGGTGGCGCTGAATACGCATCAGGCTCAACTGTTAAGCACATGGTCGATGGCGCAGTAGCGCTCGCAGAATTCGCACACGTTGTTGCAAAGAATTACAACGTCAACATTGGTATCCACACTGACCACTGCCCAAAGGAGAAGCTCGACGGTTTCATGCGTCCACTTCTCGAAATCGGAGCGCAGCGCGTTAAGGAAGGCAAGCAGCCTCTATTCAACTCACATATGTGGGATGGATCAGCTGTTGATATGCCAGAGAACATGAAGGTTGCTCGCGAACTTCTCGATAAGTCAGTTGCAGCTCGCACAGTTCTTGAAATCGAAATCGGCGTTGTCGGTGGAGAAGAAGATGGCATCGAGGCAAAGCACGATGCAAAGCTTTACTCAACACCTGAAGATGCACTTCTTACAATTGAAACACTTGGACACGATGCAAATGCTCGCTACATGGTGGCAGCAACATTCGGAAACGTTCACGGTGTTTACAAGCCAGGAAACGTTGTTCTTCAGCCAAAGATTCTTAAGACACTTCAGGATGCAGTAGCTGCAAAGCTCGGTCTTCCAGCAGGAAGCAAGCCAATGGATCTCGTATTCCACGGTGGTTCAGGCTCACTTCTTACTGAAATCCGCGAATCACTTGATTACGGCGTAATTAAGATGAATATCGATACTGATACTCAGTACGCATTTACACGTCCAGTTGTTGATCACATCTTCAAGAACTACGACGGCGTTCTCAAGATTGACGGCGAAGTTGGAAATAAGAAGGCTTACGATCCACGTGCGTGGGGCAAGGCTGCTGAAGCAGGAATCGCTGCACGTGTTGGCGTTGCTTGCGAAGATCTTCGTTCAACTGGCACATCACTTCTTAAGTAA
- the acs gene encoding acetate--CoA ligase has protein sequence MTSDSIENLSTESRTFAPSPEFTAQANAQAGLYGEADKDRLAFWDQQAEALIWEKKWDKTLEWESPYAKWFVGGKLNTTVSALDRHVTEGHGGRIAFHFEGEPGDTRTISYAQLLTDVSKAANALTSIGINAGDRVAIYMPLIPEAVVAMLACARIGAIHSVVFGGFSADALLSRIQDADAKLVITADGGFRKGAAFALKPAVDEALKGETNVAQVLVVQRTGQETAWVEGRDLWWHDVVDPQHSTHTPEYFDSEHPLFILYTSGTTAKPKGIFHTTAGYLTQVAYTHKVVFDIKPKTDVYWCTADVGWITGHSYMVYGPLINGATQVIYEGTPDTPHKGRMFEIIEKYGVTILYTAPTLIRTWMKWGDEFPNQFNLSSLRLLGSVGEPINPEAWIWYRHVIGGGNCPIVDTWWQTETGAIMISPLPGVTATKPGSAMKPIPGISAKVVDDKGVPVPNGHGGFLILDQPWPSMLRGVWGEDERYKETYWSRFPGIYFAGDGAKLDEDGAIWLMGRVDDVMNVSGHRISTTEVESALVSHEAVAEAAVVGAADPLTGQGIVAFVILRGGVEHADGDVLIKELRNHVAKEIGAIAKPRQIMVVNELPKTRSGKIMRRLLKDVAENRAVGDATTLADPNVMKLISEGLKSSKDED, from the coding sequence ATGACTTCTGACTCGATTGAGAATCTCTCCACAGAGAGCCGCACCTTTGCGCCTTCTCCTGAATTCACTGCACAAGCAAATGCGCAAGCAGGTCTTTACGGTGAAGCAGATAAAGATCGTTTAGCTTTCTGGGATCAACAAGCTGAAGCGCTGATCTGGGAGAAGAAGTGGGATAAGACCCTCGAGTGGGAATCACCATATGCAAAGTGGTTTGTCGGCGGAAAACTCAATACAACAGTTTCAGCGCTAGATCGTCACGTTACTGAAGGTCACGGCGGCAGAATCGCTTTTCACTTTGAAGGTGAGCCAGGAGATACGCGCACAATTTCTTATGCACAACTCCTTACCGATGTCAGCAAGGCAGCAAATGCACTGACTTCGATCGGAATAAATGCTGGCGATCGCGTTGCGATTTATATGCCGCTTATTCCTGAAGCAGTGGTCGCAATGCTTGCCTGTGCCCGTATCGGTGCAATTCACTCTGTTGTATTTGGTGGATTCTCTGCAGACGCTCTTCTTTCAAGAATTCAAGATGCAGATGCGAAGTTGGTAATCACTGCAGATGGTGGGTTTAGAAAGGGCGCTGCATTTGCGCTCAAGCCTGCAGTCGATGAAGCGCTCAAGGGCGAAACAAACGTTGCGCAAGTACTTGTTGTGCAGCGCACCGGTCAAGAAACTGCCTGGGTCGAAGGTCGCGACTTGTGGTGGCACGATGTTGTTGATCCACAGCACTCAACACATACCCCCGAATACTTCGATAGCGAGCACCCACTCTTTATCTTGTACACATCAGGTACAACGGCGAAACCAAAGGGAATTTTCCACACAACGGCTGGTTATTTAACGCAGGTCGCTTACACACATAAGGTCGTCTTCGACATCAAACCAAAGACAGATGTGTACTGGTGTACTGCAGATGTTGGCTGGATTACTGGCCACTCATACATGGTTTACGGCCCGCTTATTAACGGCGCAACTCAAGTTATCTACGAAGGCACACCTGATACTCCGCATAAAGGACGCATGTTCGAGATCATCGAAAAGTATGGCGTCACAATTTTGTATACAGCTCCAACACTGATTCGCACATGGATGAAGTGGGGAGATGAATTTCCAAATCAATTTAATCTCTCATCACTTCGACTTCTTGGCTCCGTTGGAGAACCAATTAACCCTGAAGCGTGGATCTGGTATCGCCACGTTATTGGTGGAGGCAATTGCCCAATCGTTGACACATGGTGGCAGACAGAAACGGGCGCAATCATGATTTCACCCCTGCCCGGTGTCACTGCTACAAAGCCAGGATCTGCGATGAAACCAATTCCTGGAATCAGTGCAAAGGTCGTCGACGATAAAGGCGTTCCTGTTCCAAATGGACATGGTGGATTCCTTATTCTTGATCAACCTTGGCCATCAATGTTGCGCGGCGTGTGGGGCGAAGATGAACGCTACAAAGAGACTTATTGGTCGCGCTTTCCTGGAATTTACTTCGCAGGAGATGGTGCAAAACTCGATGAAGATGGCGCAATCTGGTTGATGGGTCGCGTTGATGATGTCATGAACGTTTCAGGTCACCGTATTTCAACAACCGAAGTTGAATCAGCGCTTGTTTCTCATGAAGCTGTTGCAGAAGCTGCCGTAGTTGGAGCAGCTGATCCACTTACCGGTCAAGGAATTGTTGCTTTCGTAATTTTGCGCGGTGGCGTTGAACATGCAGATGGCGATGTTTTGATCAAAGAACTTCGTAACCATGTGGCTAAAGAGATTGGCGCAATCGCAAAGCCGCGCCAAATCATGGTTGTAAACGAGCTACCTAAGACCCGAAGCGGCAAGATCATGCGTAGATTGCTGAAAGATGTTGCCGAAAACCGCGCAGTGGGCGATGCAACTACTTTGGCAGATCCGAATGTGATGAAGCTGATTTCAGAAGGTTTGAAATCTTCTAAAGACGAGGATTAG
- a CDS encoding CvpA family protein has translation MIFDVIVALIFVGALFNGYKNGLLTTILRTAFFIAGGVAAMYFVVKYDQSGWLIVAIIFGAYAAAWVGTQLAKTLKLTLIRGPLRLIDSALGAVLEVGKYVLLFYVIGTILLWAPWSAGQNAVSESEFYLQVNKHAPGVIADIRREVEKALSNPRL, from the coding sequence ATGATCTTTGATGTAATTGTTGCGCTGATCTTTGTTGGAGCACTTTTCAATGGATATAAAAATGGGCTTCTGACAACGATTCTTCGCACTGCCTTCTTTATCGCTGGCGGAGTTGCTGCGATGTACTTCGTTGTGAAATATGACCAGAGCGGCTGGCTCATCGTGGCAATTATTTTTGGTGCATATGCAGCAGCTTGGGTTGGAACACAGTTAGCGAAGACCTTGAAGCTCACCTTGATTCGCGGGCCACTGCGTCTGATCGATTCCGCATTGGGCGCAGTACTTGAAGTAGGAAAGTACGTTCTTCTCTTCTACGTGATCGGAACAATTCTGTTGTGGGCGCCATGGAGCGCAGGACAGAATGCAGTCTCTGAAAGCGAGTTCTACCTCCAGGTGAATAAACATGCACCCGGAGTCATTGCAGATATTCGCCGCGAAGTGGAAAAGGCGCTCTCTAATCCTCGTCTTTAG
- a CDS encoding TlpA disulfide reductase family protein, with protein sequence MKKFLATFLSVATLTSCSLTEPIPVKGEVVSCESIRVSPSTDAPLECLGGGEGAAVSAIRGPAIVNVWGTWCKPCRQELPHLAHYLAQHPKGAKVIGIAVEEKSPAVVKKFVETHGITWPILYDADGSTRETFGMGVPVTWFIDSSGRVAYKKFGPFKSLEEIEMATIKYLGVK encoded by the coding sequence ATGAAGAAATTCTTAGCGACTTTCCTTTCGGTCGCCACACTTACGAGTTGTTCACTTACCGAACCAATTCCGGTGAAAGGCGAAGTTGTTTCATGCGAATCAATTCGGGTAAGCCCAAGTACTGATGCGCCACTTGAATGTCTTGGTGGGGGCGAAGGGGCTGCAGTCAGTGCAATTCGCGGTCCAGCGATAGTCAATGTGTGGGGAACGTGGTGCAAGCCTTGCCGCCAGGAACTTCCACACCTTGCGCATTACTTGGCTCAACATCCAAAGGGCGCGAAGGTGATTGGTATTGCAGTAGAAGAGAAGAGCCCTGCAGTAGTTAAGAAGTTTGTAGAAACCCATGGCATTACGTGGCCGATTCTCTATGACGCAGATGGATCCACCCGTGAAACTTTTGGCATGGGCGTGCCTGTTACTTGGTTTATCGATTCTTCGGGCAGAGTTGCCTATAAGAAGTTCGGTCCATTTAAATCTCTTGAGGAAATTGAAATGGCGACAATTAAGTACTTAGGAGTGAAATGA
- the nth gene encoding endonuclease III — translation MAVDSETRREARAIYRILTKAYPDIRCELDFKNPLELLVAVVLSAQCTDKRVNAITPALFKKYKKPKDYAKAPLAEIEEFIFSAGFHHVKARHLKGIGIKLVEEFDDHVPATLEELITLPGVGRKTANVVLGHAFDIPGITVDTHFGRLSRRFEWSKSMDPVKVEHEVGKLIPQKEWTNLSQRMIWHGRRICHSRKPACGACPLAKICPSVGIGEMDKEKAKLLVKTDKDFR, via the coding sequence ATGGCCGTCGATAGCGAAACTCGAAGAGAAGCAAGGGCTATCTATCGAATTTTGACCAAGGCCTACCCCGATATTCGCTGTGAGCTAGATTTTAAGAATCCTCTCGAACTCCTCGTTGCAGTTGTGCTTTCAGCACAGTGCACAGATAAGAGAGTTAACGCCATTACGCCTGCGCTCTTTAAGAAGTATAAGAAGCCAAAAGATTATGCAAAGGCGCCCCTTGCGGAGATCGAAGAATTTATTTTCTCAGCTGGTTTCCATCATGTGAAAGCACGCCATCTCAAAGGTATCGGAATTAAGTTAGTTGAAGAATTTGATGATCATGTGCCTGCAACTCTTGAAGAGTTAATTACTTTGCCCGGAGTTGGCCGTAAAACTGCAAATGTAGTTTTAGGACATGCCTTTGATATTCCAGGAATTACAGTCGATACGCACTTCGGACGACTCTCTCGCCGTTTCGAATGGTCCAAATCAATGGATCCTGTAAAAGTTGAACATGAAGTCGGAAAACTCATTCCGCAGAAAGAGTGGACCAATCTCTCGCAGCGAATGATTTGGCATGGCCGTCGCATCTGTCATTCACGTAAACCTGCATGTGGCGCCTGTCCTCTCGCAAAGATCTGTCCTTCGGTAGGCATCGGTGAGATGGATAAAGAGAAAGCCAAGCTGCTTGTGAAGACAGATAAGGATTTCCGATGA
- a CDS encoding Crp/Fnr family transcriptional regulator, whose amino-acid sequence MPQEDEVVRRAPLFTALDDAQAASLRTSMDSVKISKGGILFKEGDEGEHVYVILEGKLKLGTSSGDGRENLLSILGPGEMFGELSLFDPGPRTSTATAVTDAKLLSLSHEKLIPWLKGNPEVSLHLLARLAQRLRRTNEAVGDLVFSDVPGRVAKALMDLGTRFGKKTDDGLFVHHDLTQEELAQLVGASRETVNKALADFAGRGWLKLDGRAVLITDIERLEKRGK is encoded by the coding sequence GTGCCTCAAGAAGATGAAGTCGTAAGACGCGCCCCTCTCTTTACCGCCCTTGACGATGCGCAAGCGGCGTCTCTGCGCACCTCAATGGATTCAGTAAAGATCAGCAAGGGCGGAATTCTCTTCAAAGAAGGCGATGAAGGCGAGCACGTCTACGTAATCCTCGAAGGAAAGCTCAAGCTTGGAACTTCCAGCGGCGATGGACGCGAAAACCTTCTCTCAATTCTCGGACCCGGTGAAATGTTCGGCGAACTTTCACTCTTCGATCCAGGCCCACGTACTTCAACTGCAACAGCAGTTACCGATGCAAAGCTTCTATCTCTTAGCCACGAGAAGTTAATTCCTTGGCTTAAGGGAAATCCAGAAGTTTCACTTCATCTTTTGGCTCGTCTTGCTCAGCGCCTACGTCGCACAAATGAAGCAGTGGGCGATCTCGTATTTTCAGATGTTCCTGGCCGCGTTGCTAAGGCGCTCATGGATCTTGGAACTCGCTTTGGCAAGAAGACTGATGACGGTCTCTTTGTTCACCACGACCTTACGCAAGAAGAGCTTGCTCAACTTGTTGGCGCATCACGCGAAACTGTAAATAAAGCTCTCGCTGATTTTGCAGGTCGCGGATGGCTCAAGCTCGATGGTCGCGCTGTATTAATTACAGATATTGAGCGCCTCGAAAAGCGCGGGAAGTAA
- a CDS encoding RidA family protein, with protein MTDVRAKLAEKGLVLPVSSKPLAAYVPAVRTGNIVFTAGQLPMVDGAIAKTGKVGADVTVEEAYELAKICALNALSAVELVAPVDSIVKVVRIVCYVNGAPGFISQPAVANGASELFMHIWGDAGVAARSALGVAELPLNSPVEVELTVEVK; from the coding sequence ATGACTGATGTTCGCGCAAAGCTCGCTGAAAAGGGCTTAGTACTTCCAGTTTCATCAAAGCCGCTAGCTGCATATGTTCCTGCAGTTCGTACCGGCAATATCGTCTTTACTGCTGGCCAACTTCCTATGGTTGATGGCGCAATCGCAAAGACTGGAAAAGTCGGCGCAGATGTAACAGTTGAAGAGGCTTACGAACTCGCAAAGATCTGTGCGCTTAACGCACTCTCTGCAGTTGAACTCGTTGCTCCAGTAGATTCAATCGTCAAGGTTGTTCGCATCGTCTGTTATGTAAACGGTGCACCAGGGTTTATCTCTCAGCCAGCAGTTGCAAATGGAGCATCAGAGCTCTTTATGCATATCTGGGGAGACGCTGGAGTTGCTGCACGAAGTGCACTTGGTGTTGCTGAACTTCCTCTTAACTCACCTGTCGAAGTTGAACTGACAGTCGAGGTTAAGTAA
- a CDS encoding GatB/YqeY domain-containing protein has translation MTLKETLKSDLTEAIRSSDKVVSGTIRMVLTAITNEEVSGKEARVLTDEEIITVLSREAKKRREAAEEFAKAGREEKAAEEKAEGEVIAKYLPAQLSEDDIKALIAAAVASTGAAGPADMGKVMGAIKPQIAGKADGSLVSSLVKAALAGGN, from the coding sequence ATGACCTTAAAAGAGACACTTAAGAGCGACCTCACCGAAGCAATTCGCAGCAGTGACAAAGTTGTATCAGGCACCATCCGCATGGTTCTGACTGCAATCACCAATGAAGAAGTTTCAGGAAAAGAAGCGCGCGTTTTAACTGATGAGGAAATCATCACTGTGCTCTCACGAGAAGCGAAGAAGCGTCGCGAAGCAGCGGAAGAGTTTGCTAAGGCAGGCCGTGAAGAAAAGGCAGCTGAAGAGAAAGCAGAAGGCGAAGTAATCGCTAAGTATTTGCCTGCACAACTTTCAGAAGATGACATCAAGGCACTGATTGCTGCTGCAGTTGCATCAACCGGTGCTGCAGGACCTGCCGATATGGGCAAGGTCATGGGCGCTATCAAGCCACAGATTGCAGGAAAGGCAGATGGATCACTCGTTTCATCTCTCGTTAAAGCCGCTCTAGCCGGAGGAAATTAA